One window from the genome of Fulvivirga lutea encodes:
- a CDS encoding 3-hydroxybutyryl-CoA dehydrogenase: MKNIAVIGSGTMGNGIAHVFAQTGYKVSLIDISAPALEKAIATISKNLDRQIAKEKITEADKKSTLDNITSFTDMKKGVKGCDLVVEAATENVDLKLKIFKDLDEACDANTILATNTSSISITKIAAVTKRADKVIGMHFMNPVPVMKLVEVIRGYNTSNEVTEKIMSMSKDLGKVPVEVNDYPGFVANRILMPMINEAIYSLYESVAGVEEIDTVMKLGMAHPMGPLQLADFIGLDVCLSILNVLYEGFGNPKYAPCPLLVNMVEAGHKGVKSGSGFYSWGHGTKDLIVADQFKK, encoded by the coding sequence ATGAAAAATATAGCAGTAATTGGTTCGGGAACAATGGGAAATGGTATAGCACATGTCTTCGCCCAAACCGGTTATAAAGTTTCGTTAATCGACATATCAGCACCGGCTTTAGAAAAAGCTATTGCCACCATTTCTAAAAACCTTGACCGCCAAATTGCCAAAGAGAAAATAACAGAAGCCGATAAGAAAAGCACTTTGGATAACATTACATCCTTCACGGATATGAAAAAGGGTGTTAAAGGGTGCGATCTGGTTGTTGAAGCTGCTACTGAAAACGTTGACCTGAAACTAAAGATATTCAAAGATCTTGATGAAGCATGCGATGCTAATACTATACTTGCTACAAATACCTCATCGATTTCAATAACCAAAATTGCAGCTGTAACCAAAAGAGCTGATAAAGTTATTGGTATGCACTTTATGAACCCTGTACCTGTGATGAAATTGGTAGAGGTAATCAGAGGTTATAATACGAGCAATGAGGTGACAGAAAAAATCATGTCAATGTCTAAAGACCTAGGCAAAGTTCCTGTAGAAGTAAATGATTACCCGGGATTTGTAGCTAACCGAATTTTAATGCCTATGATTAATGAAGCTATTTATTCGCTTTATGAAAGTGTGGCTGGCGTTGAAGAGATAGATACAGTAATGAAGTTGGGGATGGCGCACCCAATGGGACCGCTACAACTAGCAGATTTTATTGGTTTAGATGTATGCCTATCAATACTAAATGTTCTTTACGAGGGCTTTGGAAATCCAAAATATGCACCTTGCCCATTATTAGTAAATATGGTCGAGGCTGGTCACAAAGGGGTTAAGTCTGGTAGTGGATTTTATTCCTGGGGACATGGCACTAAAGACCTGATAGTAGCAGATCAATTTAAGAAATAA
- a CDS encoding CvfB family protein has product MTIGEFYELEILREVDFGMYLKSDLGDVLLPIKYVPDGYKVGDFIRVFLHRDSEDRLLATTLEPFGKLNDFVALQVKDKAPHGAFMDWGLEKDLFVPIKEQPRRYEIGDIQVVRICLDHKTDRLLGVGKLNVFLDKDTSQLNEGDPVDILVFDESDLGYQSVVNQRYSGLLYKNELFQPVRVGDELKGYISKVREDGKLDLRLNKVGVEAIDENTKRLIEALEKNGGELPLHDKSSPEEIQRELKMSKKAFKKALGGLYKSKKVELLESGIKLIH; this is encoded by the coding sequence ATGACAATAGGCGAATTTTACGAGCTGGAAATACTGCGTGAGGTAGATTTTGGAATGTATTTAAAATCAGATTTAGGCGATGTTTTGTTGCCTATTAAATATGTGCCTGACGGTTATAAAGTAGGTGATTTTATACGTGTTTTTCTACACAGAGACTCTGAAGACAGGTTACTGGCAACTACATTGGAGCCATTTGGCAAGCTAAATGACTTCGTAGCATTACAGGTAAAAGATAAAGCTCCACATGGTGCGTTTATGGATTGGGGCCTTGAGAAGGATTTATTTGTACCAATTAAGGAGCAGCCCAGAAGGTATGAAATAGGAGATATTCAGGTTGTTAGAATTTGTCTCGATCATAAAACGGACCGGCTTTTAGGTGTCGGCAAGCTCAACGTGTTTTTAGATAAAGACACCAGTCAACTGAATGAAGGTGACCCAGTGGATATTCTTGTTTTTGATGAATCTGATTTGGGTTATCAAAGCGTAGTGAATCAGCGCTACTCTGGTTTACTCTATAAGAATGAACTTTTTCAACCAGTAAGAGTGGGCGATGAGTTGAAAGGATATATTTCCAAAGTGAGGGAAGATGGTAAACTTGATCTTAGATTGAATAAAGTGGGAGTGGAGGCTATAGATGAAAATACAAAGCGATTGATTGAAGCTCTGGAAAAGAATGGTGGTGAATTACCGCTTCATGATAAATCTTCGCCTGAAGAGATACAGCGAGAATTAAAAATGAGCAAAAAGGCCTTTAAAAAAGCCCTTGGCGGACTTTACAAAAGCAAGAAGGTTGAATTGCTTGAATCAGGAATTAAACTGATTCATTAG
- a CDS encoding tetratricopeptide repeat protein, with product MKRLLVVALLISAMSCKNENSNEGDVHFNQGNYEKAIESYTIYLNTEPRDIKTIYNRGRAYEELGKYALALQDFRRVIKEDPLNVNAHLSIASDYYYRLNDYENTIFYAEKVLKLDETNSTAFTLKGKAHQKLGNLQEALSAYNSAISVDKDYAEAYLSRGSLRIYGKQNSKACADFRMAKTLGVDKADELIKRYCR from the coding sequence ATGAAGAGATTATTAGTGGTAGCACTACTGATTAGTGCAATGAGTTGTAAGAATGAAAATTCCAATGAAGGTGATGTTCACTTTAATCAAGGGAACTACGAAAAGGCGATTGAATCTTATACGATTTACTTAAATACAGAGCCTAGGGATATAAAGACGATCTATAACAGAGGTAGAGCATATGAAGAACTTGGAAAATATGCTTTAGCCCTGCAAGATTTCAGACGAGTGATCAAAGAGGATCCCTTAAATGTAAATGCACACTTAAGTATAGCGTCAGATTATTATTATCGATTAAATGATTATGAAAACACCATTTTCTATGCGGAAAAGGTGTTAAAACTTGATGAAACTAACTCTACTGCCTTTACATTAAAAGGGAAGGCGCATCAAAAACTTGGAAACTTGCAAGAGGCTCTTTCCGCGTATAATTCAGCCATTAGTGTAGACAAGGATTATGCCGAGGCATACTTATCAAGGGGTTCTCTTAGGATTTATGGTAAGCAGAATTCCAAAGCTTGTGCCGATTTCAGGATGGCAAAGACATTGGGTGTAGATAAAGCAGATGAGCTAATAAAACGCTATTGTAGGTAG
- a CDS encoding arsenate reductase family protein, which yields MSSIQFHPNELLLVYNDPNSTTGKQTRAYAKSVSNNVNEVDLRNVKLTTTLWKEIVNMLKLHPEEIMDKGSKAFQEKIADNHYTMTGLLDALAHTPELLKAPIAIYHNRAVFCQKPTDILRLEVNSKTSFKVPPHLRRD from the coding sequence ATGAGTAGTATCCAATTTCATCCAAACGAGCTGTTACTAGTTTATAACGACCCGAACTCCACCACAGGTAAGCAAACACGTGCGTATGCCAAATCTGTGTCTAACAACGTGAATGAGGTGGACTTAAGAAACGTAAAGTTAACAACCACTCTTTGGAAAGAAATTGTGAATATGCTTAAGCTTCATCCAGAGGAAATAATGGATAAAGGCAGCAAAGCTTTCCAAGAGAAAATAGCTGACAATCATTACACGATGACTGGTTTGTTAGACGCCCTGGCGCATACCCCGGAATTACTAAAAGCTCCGATAGCCATCTATCACAACAGAGCCGTTTTCTGTCAGAAACCAACTGACATATTAAGGTTAGAAGTAAATAGTAAAACTAGTTTCAAAGTTCCGCCACACTTACGAAGAGACTAA
- a CDS encoding alpha/beta hydrolase produces the protein MLKSTILIACSLVYSASNVIAEELIEFPSEDGVKISADLYMAHPDTAPLIILFHQANWSRGEYVEIAPELNALGYNCLAVDLRSGGAVNNVTNLTKINASKAMKSTQYVDALPDMRAAIKYAKQNLTSDKVIIWGSSYSSALALKLAGSMADVNAVLAFSPAEYFVNQGKPRDFVTSDATNIEVPVFITSARSEKGSWWGIYVSINEDRKSYYLPDTAGNHGSKALWSKFSDSKDYWKAVKSFLASI, from the coding sequence ATGTTAAAGTCTACAATTTTAATAGCTTGTTCATTAGTTTATAGTGCTTCGAATGTAATTGCTGAAGAATTAATTGAATTTCCTTCTGAGGACGGAGTCAAGATTTCAGCTGATTTATATATGGCTCATCCAGACACCGCTCCATTAATCATTTTATTCCATCAGGCGAATTGGAGCAGAGGTGAATATGTCGAAATAGCTCCAGAATTAAATGCATTGGGCTATAATTGTCTGGCTGTTGATTTAAGATCTGGTGGCGCGGTGAACAATGTAACTAACCTTACAAAAATCAATGCATCCAAGGCTATGAAATCTACACAGTATGTAGATGCTTTGCCTGACATGCGTGCAGCCATTAAATATGCAAAGCAAAATTTAACATCCGATAAAGTCATTATTTGGGGAAGTTCCTATTCTTCCGCTCTGGCGTTAAAATTGGCAGGTTCAATGGCAGATGTAAATGCAGTTTTAGCATTTTCACCAGCCGAGTATTTCGTAAATCAGGGTAAGCCAAGGGACTTTGTTACTTCAGATGCTACGAATATAGAAGTGCCTGTTTTCATTACATCAGCCCGGTCTGAAAAAGGTAGTTGGTGGGGTATTTATGTATCGATTAACGAAGATCGTAAATCGTATTATTTACCTGATACGGCCGGTAATCACGGATCAAAGGCGTTATGGTCAAAGTTTTCTGATTCTAAAGACTATTGGAAGGCGGTTAAATCATTTCTGGCGTCCATTTAA